The following is a genomic window from Carassius auratus strain Wakin unplaced genomic scaffold, ASM336829v1 scaf_tig00017342, whole genome shotgun sequence.
CAGGTTAGAGTCTCACAATCTAATTATGCGATAACCAGCATCAAAGATTGATTTCAACCATTaactttcaatttcaatttcaatcttTGACATGAACTTACTCAgtctatattaattatataaaggCTATATTATTTTCAAAGAATATTCCACATCTTTATGAAGGAGGATTTTATGTATAAAACAGTAAATCACCAAAAAATGACTTTAGTTGGGTTTTCACAGGCAGGGTCACACatgataacaaaataaaataacattattattaattgtaacttgcagtcataataataaaagtcattattgggttattaattttaactcttataacaataataacagttATCATTATCTCACAGAAttctaataaatgaaaatgaaagattatgaagacatttttttctttattataaagtCACTGATCCATAATAAGATCAGGAACACAAATCAAGAGTCAAATACTGATTTCATGACTTTAGTGTGttgattcaacatttattttgtgttgtaaCTCTAGCGTGTCCAGAAACACAGTGATTGTTGTACAATTTCAATACACtgagtgaaaattaatatttattatgatatctcactgtgtgtgttttaggcCAGGAGTTCTTAAGGAGCCCAAGATCATGTCTGGCATCTGGCTGGTCATTTTCTATCTGATTTCCCTTATTCTCATGCgacaggtatgtgtgtgtgtgtgtgtgtgtgtgtgtgtgtgtgtgtgtgtgtgcgtgtgcgtgcgtgcgtgtgcgtatGAACACATATTTGATTATTAGTCTATTTTAGTTTAATGTGAAGTGTTCAGTAATGGGGAAGtttatagtaatagtaatataatagtaATCTGCTCCTGATGACTAACTACTTCTCTAAACAGAGAAGTTTTTGTCTTTGTATGGCGTTACTTCCTTCAGCTGTCACAGCAGCTGATTCATACAACATTAGTTAAATCTAATTTACTGAAATATATCAATCAGCTGATGACAGGACGGTCTTGAACTAGTTTTAAACTTCTTGTTCTCTACATTTTGATTTATGGCCTTTAATTGCCCAACCACAGGAGGGTTAgtacagttaactaaaactaattttaaaatgattaaaaaatatataaaaaatttttttttgaaaaaataaaatgtttatattttttttaaaggtaattttattaaaGATAGTtgccaacatttctcattttcagttaatttatgttaaaatataaaaatatctaaaagtaaataaatgaaaacaagtattaaatatacatatttggaaaaaagtaataaaaatgacaagataacacattttttttactgaaaataaaatgaaaacaacaaaaatgtaattaaaaaatataaaaataaataatctaatttgatagaaattaataataataattgtgttttcTGGATTCCTcatctttttcttgttttctttgaaTCGTGTCTCCCCGGCGTGTGGTTTGAGTTATCCGAGTGTTTAATGTGCTGCAGGACGAGCTGGGCTCTCGGACCGAGTTCCTGCTGGAGAAGTGCTTTAATAAAGAGACGGAGGAAATGGAGACCACGAAGAACGTCAACAGACTCCTGCTGCAGAACCTTCTGCCAGAACACGTCACAGAATTCTTCATCGGCAAAGACATCCAGAACCAGGTCAAGCACTCACACAGTTATTCATACTCTTTATCAACATCTCTGAATGGATGcatgtaacgtgtgtgtgtgtgtgtgtgtttcaggacttGTACAGTAAGTCATGCGAGTGCGTCTGCGTGATGTTCGCGTCCGTGCCGCATTTCTTCAAGGAGTTTTACAACGAGAGCAGCGTGAACAACGACGGTCTGGAGTGCCTTCGCTTCCTCAACGAGATCATATCAGACTTTGACGAGGTGGATGTCTGTCCGACCTGTGTTGTGTCCGTCTGTCTGTGCTGTATTTAACCCACCCCCTCGTGACGCTCTCTTTCAGCTGCTCAACAAGCCCAAGTTCAGCGCTGTGGAGAAGATCAAGACCATCGGCAGCACCTACATGGCTGTGGCCGGACTGACCAATCCTGCCAAGACAGAGGAGATAcgagtgcgtgcgtgtgtgtgtgtgtgattcaaaGGGCATGTTTTGCATATGGAAATTGACATGCATGAGTTTTCATCTGTTCACAGACGTGTGACAAGACGTACAGTCACATCCGCAGCATGCTGGACTTCGCCGTCGCTCTGATGGGGAGACTGGAGAACATCAACATGCACTCCTTCAACAGCTTCAAACTGAGGAtcggtacaacacacacacactaccggtcaaaagtttgggatcagaacaaTATTGAATGTTTTTAACAGGAGTTTCTACTGCGTattaaggctgtatttatttgatcaaaaatacaggaaagaacgtaatattgtgaaatatttttagaatgtaaaacatgatgatttactgctcaagaaacatttctgattattattaatgttgaacacagttgtgcctCACAATatgtttttggaaactgtgatgaatttttttcagggttcttcgatgaataaaatgtaaaaaagaagagcatttatttaaaatagaaatcttttctaacaatatacactacagttcaaaagtttggcgtcattacatttttattcttgcttttaaatttatatataaattaaaacttttactgTGTAACAtttgttaagaagtgatagcaaatgtttatattgttggaaaatattgctgttcttttgaacttttcattcattaaagaatcaaaaaaaaaagtatcacagtcttgacgagcagaagagactccttCGAGCATCATCTCTACTGAATCTAACATTAATCTGACTCGTGCTGGTCGTTCTGTGTTGTTCAGGTATAAATCACGGTCCTCTGATCGCAGGCGTCATCGGCGCTCATAAACCTCAGTATGATATCTGGGGAAACACGGTTAATGTGGCCAGCAGGATGGACAGCACCGGAGTCCTGGATAAAATACAGGTGAACCATCAAAACATGTTTCCAGTTTCCATTTGTTCGCAAAACTTTGGTGCTCCcagaaaaatgtgtaaatattgtgTGCTACAAATATTTGTGTTGTTCACAAAGCATTTTTAAGAGAACACAAGAAGCTTGAGCGAAAGAAAACGTGCTTGGATAAATATACATGATAATTTTAGGTCGTGTCGAGGCCCCTTTAAGAGTTTGCTGAGGCCCTCTAGTGGCCAGTGGTGGAGAAACACTGCATTAGAGTGATCCATATCATGTTTGAGGATGAGTTAAAGAGTGTGTGTTGTGTCCTCAGGTGACGGAGGAGACTGCACAGGTGGCTCAGATACTGGGCTTCAGCGTGACTCTGAGAGGAGTGATCAACGTGAAGGGCAAAGGTCAGCTGAGCACGTACTTCATCAACACCGAGCATCTGAGCACTCAACAGCAGTCGGACACATCAGTGTGACCAGTGTTTCACGGAGGTCCTGTGCAGTACCAGCCTCACAGCCATGGCTCTACACAAACTCAACTAGTCTGCACTTAGATTTAACCAATTCTAGtacttttacaaaaaaatcttaactgtaaatttttggaaattgaggtttatgcatcatctgaaagatgaataaatgatctctccattgatgtctggtttgttaggagaacaatatttgtctgagatacaactattttaaaatctggaatctgagggagcaaaaaaatatcaaaatattgagaaaatcatctttaaagttgtccaaattaagttcttagcaatgcatattaataatcaaaaatttagttttgatatatttatggtaggaaatttactaaatatcttcatggaacatgatctttaattaatatcctaattatttttggcataaaagatcaTTCAAAAATTTTGACCAACACAATGTTTTTGATTTTAGCTATTTCTACttatataccccagagacttaagactggatttgtgctccagggacacaattAAGAAAGATcagcatttgtttttctttattaagaGGTTTTTAAtagtgaaggtttttttttttaaacaatgcaaaGTTGCCAGGTTTTCTAAAGTCTTTAGttttgtattgaatttattttatactcCTTAACTTGCACACTTATTTATTAACGgttattaatgtgtatttaatattttgtatgtttaatgTGAAAAGTAAAACTGTATAATATGTGTAAAAacgtttcattaaaaaaaacgtgTTTGTTGTAACCATTTTTGTGACCTCGAAGGTAGAATCTAATAAAaagtgacttttgatcaattccacttttgtatctttttttactatattttaatctttttattctttatatatatatatatatatatatatatatatatatatatatatatatatatatatatatatatatatatatatatatatatatatatatactataggGACATATAACAAACAGTTACAATATAGCTCATTTTTGTTTATATCGTTTAAAATCAAGCTATCTTGAAAAATATATAGAGATGTAGTCTAAGATAAGTGTGTTTACCCTTGAATTCTCGGAAGATGAGCAAAATATCcgcctgaagaaaaaaaactcattctaaAAGCCGCAACAGTGGAATTTCCCTCAGAGCGAATTAAGCCCCGCCCACCATGCTCGCTGGCCTAACATTCCCCCACTCTGATTGGTCCACGCAGCCGTCCGTCATCTCGCTTCCTGCTTTGCTGAAAGTGAggcattattgtgtttttatcgGAGCGCAAAAGTGTCGCACTTTAAACCGAGGTGATGACTTTATCGGTAAGTGAACGTTTGTTGTCTGTTTCAGCGTGTTTGTAATCAAAACTACTTTATAACCGAAATCAAGCCGCCAGATGCGGTtcagcaggtttgatgaagcAGGAAATGTTTTTGGTTCACTTTGCGCGTAGTTTCTCGGGTTGAAACAAATCGTATTCGATTTGAACTTTGTTTTTATTGGTTACTAAtaatctttttattgttttttttttaatcaaattaaaacgaGTTATATCCTGCTTGAATTGAATACACTGAAGTGTTACTGTCTCGTGCACGCGCAGGTCCGGGGGAGTTCGCGTCATCATGTCCGACAATAGAAGGCGACGCTCCCCCAAGATGTACATGGTCGCGTCCGATTACAAAGTGCAGGACCACCTGGAAGGAACCATTCGCCTTCAGCGGGGGCAGCTGTGTCTGCAGCAGGAGGGAGGAGCGCACAGGAGCGGGAGAGGGGATTACCTGTGGGTGAAGGTGAGACTGTTGATTTGTCATTATCAGCTGGAGATCCATTCATGGTGTCAGTGACGCGTGTTTATGTTCTCATAGCGCAGAACAAGTTCTTAAAGCGACAGTACCCTTTATTCCTCACAGGTGATTGATAATGGCTGCGTGGTGAAGGTTGACAGACAGGTGCTCAATGAAGTCCCGGCTGAGTTCGCCGGTCTGCTCGAACCCGTCCCTGACCTGGACATCCGTGTCAAACTGCTGTCCAGGACGCAGTTCCTGCAGCGAATGGCTGCTTTAGCGCTGGGATCAGAGGTGCGGGTCATCTGGAGccgcagccaatcagagctcgCTGAGGCGGAGCTTCGTTACCGCGGGCCGCTAACGAGAGGAAGCTCCGCCATTCACTTCGGGGTTCAGCTTAAAGTGAGTTATAATATAGATAAAAAGACATCTACTTcagataaaatataataaaatattaattaaataattgtatacatgtaataaataataaaaatacctaTTTTAAGATGTTGTGTCATTAAATCATGAATGATATGGAATAGTAAGTGGTGTTTGAGGCATGTCttgctctgtctgtgtgtcaggGATGGGCAGCAGGTCGTGGGAAATGTAATGGCAGCTATAAAGGGCATCAGCTGTTCTCGTGTCCGGACGGCTGCGGTCTGTTCCTCCCGGTCAGTGAGATCACGCTCCCTCGCTCGTCCCGCAGCAGCAGCTCCAGTGAGCCCCAGAGTCCCGTCAGCATCCTGTCCCGCGCTGCCGAATCCAGCGTCCCGCAGCCGCTCGCCGTGGGACAGAGAGTGTGCTTCATCCAGGACGAGTGTGTCCAGCGCGGGAGCGTCCAGTTCTGCGGGGCCCTGTCTAACCGCACACCCTCCACACTTTATGTGGGAGTCCTGCTGGTGAGTCTGACGTCCAGAGGTGAATGTAAGGTTTAGTCAACTTTAGCTttgacgtgtgtttgtgtgttcaggaTCATCCAGGAGGATCATGGGATGGATATTATAAAAACACCAAGCTGTGCTCCATCCCGTCACCTGATTATGGCGCTCTGCTTCCCCTCTCTAAAGTAACCGCAGGTAACAGTTCTGCATCGGTTATCAACACTCAACACCTTACACAGAATAAGATCAGAGAAAGGCATTTGGAatgattatgattttttaaaaatgttgcatgttttaaaaatgtttttttttttttgtctcttctgctcatcaaagctacatttatgtgtaaaaacaatgtaaaacatctgtgaatctgtgttaaactgtATATAGTAGTGTATTAGTAATGTTTGAAATAtagaattgattttatttaattaaatatatggtGGAATTAATCTGGTACACAAACACtctaaataaatcttttttatttgatgaaaaataaataaatactacaaatactccaataaataataattattacagtaaataaaatgtaattgtattacaACATGGTacaatacatattataataatattaacattgaatgtaatggcaaaaataatatattgttataatataataaaaaatatttctaaaagcaaatataatttaatatggcatataataaattttttttacattttttaattttgtgtgtgcaaaatacttaaatacaaaaacactttttgtgtaTGCAAAATAAGtcaaaaactaacaaaataagtCAAATGGGTTTGTAATGATGTCAGGTGTtttttggctgaataatttcTTTGCAGCTGGTCTAtctatgtgtgtatttaaatatatgtgtcCTGTGTTGTGCAGAATCTAGATCTGAACGGTCTCCTCTGGCAGTGACCAGTCCTAAACTGCCACCGCTGCCCCTCCCAAATAAACCCGCCCTCCAGCCCCCATCGCCCATCAAAGACCCGTCTCAGCCCTCGAGCCGTCCGCTCATCCAGCCGGCCATGCTGCTGACCGCCAGGAAAGCCCTTCAGCCTCCGTCCTCCTCCGCCCCGAGAGCCGCTGTGAAACCTCCTGCGCTCACGACGCCCAAACCTGCCCTGCAGCCTCCCCTGGTCCCGCCCAACAAGCCCCAAGCCCCGCCCACAGACCAGTCCCGCTCCTCCAACGGGTTCCACAACCTCCCGTCTCCACCAATCGCTGAGCAGAGGGCGGAGCCTGGCGCCTGGCTGGAGGTGGGCTCCATGGTGGAAGTGAACGATCCGCCCCTTTTCGGAGTCATTCGCTGGATCGGACAAATCCACAACATCCCGGAGCCGGTGGCTGGAATCGAGCTGGTACACAAACAACCCTCTCTTATGCACAAATAAACACGTCATATATGAGCAGCATCACTCGGGTACGAGAGCGAAACCCGAAACAGCTGAGCACAAGATCTGTTACTAATTCATAAACGCCACTTTACTTTAGTAACTAAGGAACGTGGAGTTGCTTCATTaaaagctttctttcttttttctttttttacgtgCATCTAACACAGCATTCATTTAaagctcaatctcatattcacaataaaacattagcgATATCTTTATCACACTGTCATTTCATCTGTTAAGTGTGATTTCTGATGACAGCGCTGCTTATCTTACAAGCTGTTATTAAAAGCTAAAATAACTTTGaatataaaagtatttactgCAGACACCTAAAACAGTCTCTTGTCGCCATCTAAtggatgaatatgtatatatatatatgatctgcGGCTCCACAGGACCAGGAGTTGTCCGCCGCCACAGATGGCAGTTATCTCGGCGAGCGTCACTTCCACTGTCC
Proteins encoded in this region:
- the LOC113075634 gene encoding ubiquitin carboxyl-terminal hydrolase CYLD-like isoform X1; translation: MSDNRRRRSPKMYMVASDYKVQDHLEGTIRLQRGQLCLQQEGGAHRSGRGDYLWVKVIDNGCVVKVDRQVLNEVPAEFAGLLEPVPDLDIRVKLLSRTQFLQRMAALALGSEVRVIWSRSQSELAEAELRYRGPLTRGSSAIHFGVQLKGWAAGRGKCNGSYKGHQLFSCPDGCGLFLPVSEITLPRSSRSSSSSEPQSPVSILSRAAESSVPQPLAVGQRVCFIQDECVQRGSVQFCGALSNRTPSTLYVGVLLDHPGGSWDGYYKNTKLCSIPSPDYGALLPLSKVTAESRSERSPLAVTSPKLPPLPLPNKPALQPPSPIKDPSQPSSRPLIQPAMLLTARKALQPPSSSAPRAAVKPPALTTPKPALQPPLVPPNKPQAPPTDQSRSSNGFHNLPSPPIAEQRAEPGAWLEVGSMVEVNDPPLFGVIRWIGQIHNIPEPVAGIELDQELSAATDGSYLGERHFHCPANKGLFVRLRNVRRDSRFPEPELPINQVDRCNSIAFANWSSKRVEEHTPPLSGPDARVTYEGFKKGIQGHLNSCYLDASLFSMFSCCSSFDWLLFWPVAAQNNPISQSAQDLLRCEIVNPLRRYGYVCASKTMALRKLLKEETADSGFTNEEKDPEELLNQLFLLLQVEPLLKIRSVSQKAQECFIYQLFPPSSPLLSPLVSPGPLRVSSVQALLESSFMHSGLKLTEAPSCLPLLMPRFGKEFKMFDAILPSLSLDITDLLDETLRQCSICQSVAQWECLQCYEDVDITPGQLKQYCNTCNTQVHTHKKRQMHRPVEVRGPRGCWEGPVHGARQLMDLFAVTCIETSHYVSFVKHGPGATDWLFFDSMADREGEENGFNVPQVRSCPEVGGYLSLSVDEVSRLDASSLRDPVRRLLCDSYMCLYHCPQLSLYK
- the LOC113075634 gene encoding ubiquitin carboxyl-terminal hydrolase CYLD-like isoform X2; this encodes MSDNRRRRSPKMYMVASDYKVQDHLEGTIRLQRGQLCLQQEGGAHRSGRGDYLWVKVIDNGCVVKVDRQVLNEVPAEFAGLLEPVPDLDIRVKLLSRTQFLQRMAALALGSEVRVIWSRSQSELAEAELRYRGPLTRGSSAIHFGVQLKGWAAGRGKCNGSYKGHQLFSCPDGCGLFLPVSEITLPRSSRSSSSSEPQSPVSILSRAAESSVPQPLAVGQRVCFIQDECVQRGSVQFCGALSNRTPSTLYVGVLLDHPGGSWDGYYKNTKLCSIPSPDYGALLPLSKVTAESRSERSPLAVTSPKLPPLPLPNKPALQPPSPIKDPSQPSSRPLIQPAMLLTARKALQPPSSSAPRAAVKPPALTTPKPALQPPLVPPNKPQAPPTDQSRSSNGFHNLPSPPIAEQRAEPGAWLEVGSMVEVNDPPLFGVIRWIGQIHNIPEPVAGIELDQELSAATDGSYLGERHFHCPANKGLFVRLRNVRRDSRFPEPELPINQVDRCNSIAFANWSSKRVEEHTPPLSGPDARVTYEGFKKGIQGHLNSCYLDASLFSSFDWLLFWPVAAQNNPISQSAQDLLRCEIVNPLRRYGYVCASKTMALRKLLKEETADSGFTNEEKDPEELLNQLFLLLQVEPLLKIRSVSQKAQECFIYQLFPPSSPLLSPLVSPGPLRVSSVQALLESSFMHSGLKLTEAPSCLPLLMPRFGKEFKMFDAILPSLSLDITDLLDETLRQCSICQSVAQWECLQCYEDVDITPGQLKQYCNTCNTQVHTHKKRQMHRPVEVRGPRGCWEGPVHGARQLMDLFAVTCIETSHYVSFVKHGPGATDWLFFDSMADREGEENGFNVPQVRSCPEVGGYLSLSVDEVSRLDASSLRDPVRRLLCDSYMCLYHCPQLSLYK